A region of Paenibacillus sp. JNUCC-31 DNA encodes the following proteins:
- the pulA gene encoding type I pullulanase, whose product MPEWTSFCYEGNDLGLTYTRAASTFKVWAPTAQQVSILIFENEGNYDASGKVTEHDDGQKRSMTRDPDGIWSVQLEGDWAGHYYMYHIMHDDQRVEVAPDPYARAVSANGQRMAIIDPSTTNPVDWEEDVKPVFLRQADAVLYELHVRDFSSDPHAEIPYKGKYLAFTASGLTDRGGNRIGIDHLVELGITHVHLLPIADYQTVDELATTMDVGLNGRVPYNWGYDPQHYNVPEGSYATDPRDPAVRIREFKALVQSLHRQGIRVVLDVVYNHTYGVDEGPFERIVPGYYYRYREDGTLSNGSGVGNELATERPMVRKYILDSLLYWAEEYHVDGFRFDLMGLIDTDTMNELTRELREQIDPAFMIYGEPWTGGDSPLERKTLKGTQRGQGFAVFNDHFRSAIKGDSDGFGKGFVTGADGKEYEIAMGVAGALDDFTSSPVESVNYVTAHDNLNLWDKIATTMNLRHALGFPVWRDGQPLEGGSAESAVKAADPYRYVDADDVLNHEMVRRSLLSSGILLTSQGIPFLHAGDEMLRSKAGDHNSYRSGDAVNTITWANKARFRPVFDYYRGLIHLRRTHPAFRMINAEQVRNHLRIMRAEGNVIAFILEDGANQDTWNQIVVIYNGTGQQQQVSLPEGNWHVVVNDHQAGTDLIETVTGAVLVERWSLMVLYDTEYAVSAEPAVIEIHAPRLVYNSGEIAGLRALVKDSLGNVMENASVTWRSSDPHVIEIQSDGTIHTGETGEAIISVQCGAITSECSLQVDHLHPERIEIVGESVMYTTRVSRFRALVLDQFGQPLQGMKIRWSSTRPDHAAVSTAGIVRALAAGETQIIAEAGGIQASLNIKIHKPISRIVTLRYEREDQRYEGWDVWVWGTGMEDGAFPLERVGHGAEARFRVAPGLQHLGFIIRLNEWEAKDTCGDRYVDIVPEDGDVQIVVHSGSDQMQVIRESGEEEDRNSA is encoded by the coding sequence ATGCCGGAATGGACATCTTTTTGTTATGAAGGCAACGATCTTGGCTTAACATATACTCGTGCGGCAAGCACATTCAAGGTGTGGGCACCTACAGCACAGCAGGTATCCATACTCATTTTTGAGAATGAAGGCAACTACGATGCAAGTGGGAAAGTAACCGAACATGATGACGGACAGAAAAGGTCGATGACCCGTGACCCGGATGGAATATGGAGCGTACAGCTTGAAGGGGATTGGGCAGGACATTATTATATGTATCACATTATGCATGATGATCAGCGAGTTGAAGTGGCACCAGACCCTTACGCTCGTGCAGTATCGGCCAATGGACAGCGTATGGCTATAATCGATCCCAGTACAACCAATCCAGTGGATTGGGAAGAGGATGTGAAGCCCGTATTTCTGCGTCAGGCAGATGCTGTTCTATATGAATTGCATGTGCGCGACTTCTCTTCCGACCCCCATGCTGAAATTCCATATAAGGGTAAATATTTAGCATTTACCGCCTCGGGATTGACGGACAGAGGTGGTAACCGCATTGGTATAGACCATCTTGTCGAACTTGGTATCACCCATGTGCATCTTCTGCCCATAGCGGATTATCAGACGGTTGATGAATTGGCGACAACAATGGACGTTGGTTTGAATGGCAGAGTCCCGTACAACTGGGGGTATGACCCGCAGCATTATAATGTGCCGGAAGGCTCCTATGCGACTGATCCGCGTGATCCTGCGGTCCGAATCCGGGAGTTCAAGGCATTGGTTCAATCTCTGCACCGACAAGGCATTCGCGTCGTATTGGATGTGGTCTACAACCATACCTATGGCGTAGATGAGGGTCCTTTTGAACGAATTGTACCAGGTTATTATTATCGTTACCGTGAGGATGGGACACTGAGCAATGGTTCGGGTGTAGGCAATGAACTGGCTACGGAACGGCCCATGGTGCGAAAATATATTCTGGACTCCCTCTTGTATTGGGCAGAGGAATACCATGTGGACGGATTTCGCTTTGACCTGATGGGTCTGATCGATACGGACACCATGAATGAACTGACCCGCGAGTTGCGAGAACAGATTGATCCAGCTTTTATGATCTACGGAGAACCGTGGACAGGCGGAGATTCACCACTGGAGCGGAAAACGTTAAAAGGAACACAGCGCGGCCAGGGATTTGCCGTTTTTAATGACCATTTCCGCAGTGCCATCAAAGGGGATAGTGATGGTTTCGGTAAAGGATTTGTTACTGGAGCGGACGGTAAAGAGTACGAGATTGCGATGGGTGTAGCCGGAGCGCTGGATGACTTTACATCTTCTCCTGTGGAATCCGTCAATTATGTGACAGCCCATGATAATCTGAACCTTTGGGACAAAATCGCGACAACAATGAATCTCAGACATGCTCTTGGGTTCCCGGTATGGAGAGACGGGCAGCCGTTGGAGGGCGGAAGTGCGGAATCAGCGGTAAAAGCAGCAGATCCCTATCGGTATGTTGATGCAGATGATGTGCTTAATCATGAGATGGTCCGTCGTTCCTTGCTTTCCTCAGGGATTTTGCTTACCTCACAGGGAATCCCATTCCTCCATGCAGGGGATGAGATGCTGAGATCCAAAGCAGGAGATCACAACAGCTATCGCAGCGGGGACGCCGTGAATACGATCACTTGGGCTAACAAAGCTCGCTTCAGACCTGTTTTTGACTATTATCGCGGCCTGATTCATCTGCGCCGCACACATCCTGCTTTTCGGATGATTAACGCCGAGCAGGTACGGAATCATCTTCGCATCATGCGTGCAGAAGGAAATGTAATTGCATTTATCCTGGAGGACGGAGCGAATCAGGATACCTGGAATCAGATCGTTGTGATCTACAACGGAACAGGGCAGCAACAGCAGGTGAGTCTGCCGGAAGGGAATTGGCATGTCGTGGTGAATGATCATCAGGCGGGAACGGACTTAATTGAGACCGTGACGGGTGCTGTGTTGGTTGAACGATGGTCCTTGATGGTACTGTATGACACTGAGTATGCTGTGAGTGCCGAGCCCGCTGTAATTGAGATCCACGCGCCCCGTCTAGTATACAATTCCGGAGAGATTGCCGGATTGCGAGCATTGGTAAAAGACAGCCTCGGCAATGTGATGGAGAACGCCTCTGTGACCTGGAGATCTTCGGACCCGCACGTTATCGAGATTCAGTCTGATGGAACCATTCACACGGGGGAGACCGGGGAAGCGATCATTAGCGTCCAATGTGGTGCGATCACTTCAGAGTGTTCGTTGCAGGTCGATCACCTCCACCCGGAACGAATTGAAATAGTAGGGGAATCAGTCATGTACACAACACGTGTCAGTCGATTCCGTGCTCTGGTTCTGGATCAATTCGGCCAGCCTTTGCAAGGCATGAAGATACGATGGAGCTCGACTCGTCCAGATCATGCTGCTGTCAGTACAGCAGGAATTGTTCGTGCTTTGGCAGCAGGGGAGACTCAGATTATCGCGGAGGCTGGTGGGATTCAGGCATCACTGAATATCAAGATCCACAAACCGATTTCGCGTATTGTCACACTCCGATATGAACGGGAAGATCAGCGTTATGAGGGATGGGATGTCTGGGTATGGGGCACAGGCATGGAGGATGGAGCTTTCCCGCTGGAGCGAGTGGGCCATGGAGCAGAAGCCCGCTTTCGGGTGGCTCCAGGATTGCAACATCTGGGCTTCATTATTCGGCTGAACGAGTGGGAGGCCAAGGATACCTGCGGAGATCGATATGTAGACATTGTTCCTGAAGACGGAGATGTGCAGATTGTCGTTCACAGCGGATCGGATCAGATGCAAGTTATCCGTGAAAGCGGGGAAGAGGAAGATCGTAACAGCGCTTAA